In Cicer arietinum cultivar CDC Frontier isolate Library 1 chromosome 1, Cicar.CDCFrontier_v2.0, whole genome shotgun sequence, one DNA window encodes the following:
- the LOC101509984 gene encoding eukaryotic translation initiation factor 1, with protein MSELDAQIPTTFDPFAEANAEDSGAGTKEYVHIRIQQRNGRKSLTTVQGLKKEFSYNKILKDLKKEFCCNGTVVQDPEQGQVIQLQGDQRKNVSTFLIQAGIVKKEHIKIHGF; from the exons ATGTCTGAATTAGACGCACAAATTCCTACTACCTTCG ATCCTTTTGCTGAGGCAAATGCTGAGGATTCCGGTGCTGGGACAAAAGAGTATGTGCATATTCGTATACAGCAGCGAAATGGTAGAAAAAGCTTGACAACTGTGCAGGGATTGAAGAAAGAATTCAGTTACAACAAGATTCTTAAAGACCTTAAGAAGGAGTTTTGTTGTAATGGTACAGTTGTCCAGGACCCAGAGCAAGGACAG GTTATTCAACTTCAAGGTGATCAGAGGAAGAATGTATCTACATTCCTAATTCAG GCTGGTATCGTGAAGAAGGAGCATATCAAAATTCATGGTTTCTGA